A genomic segment from Streptomyces sp. NBC_00459 encodes:
- a CDS encoding transporter, with protein MTVEGSVTAVVVRLKLSLLRNGLRQSAGRRAAYVFSVVFVLLIAALQFLGLLALRGNAHAASVTVLLLAVMALGWAFMPLFFPSGDETLDPTRLVMFPLRPRPLVRALLAASLVGIGPLFTLSLLVGSVIALARGGPAFVVSLVAVPLALLVCVALARAVAAANIRLLSSRKGRDLAVLSGLVVAVGAQLVNFGMQQLGSAGLGQLDPVAEVLAWVPPASALGAVDSASEGSYGVALAQLALSTAALVLLLRVWSQTLTRLMTSPDGSTLQAAEPAGKGERTSGGLARLLPDGRTGTVMERSLRYAWRDPKTKAAWVTSLAIGLIVPVFNALQGTGSIYFACFAAGMLGIQMYNQFGQDTSAFWMVAMTISSTRDAYVELRGRALALLLISLPYATLVVVLTTALLDDWATLPEALGLSLALLGAMLAAGAWSSARFPYSIPQEGYKNVAPGQSGLATVAILGGMVGASLLCAPVIALTIWLSVDSGGDRWTWLLLPVGTVYGALLILLGLRLAAPRTARRLPEILAAVSRG; from the coding sequence ATGACGGTGGAGGGGTCGGTCACGGCCGTCGTCGTACGGCTGAAGCTGTCGCTGCTGCGCAACGGGCTCAGACAGTCCGCGGGGCGGCGGGCCGCATACGTCTTCTCCGTCGTCTTCGTGCTGCTCATCGCCGCGCTCCAGTTCCTCGGGCTGCTCGCCCTGCGCGGCAACGCGCACGCCGCGTCCGTCACCGTTCTGCTTCTCGCGGTCATGGCGCTGGGCTGGGCCTTCATGCCGCTGTTCTTCCCCAGCGGGGACGAGACCCTCGACCCGACCCGGCTGGTGATGTTCCCGCTGCGCCCCCGGCCGCTGGTCCGGGCACTGCTCGCGGCCTCGCTCGTCGGTATCGGGCCGCTGTTCACGCTGTCCCTGCTCGTCGGGTCGGTGATCGCCCTGGCGCGCGGTGGGCCGGCGTTCGTGGTGTCGCTCGTCGCCGTCCCCCTCGCGCTGCTGGTGTGCGTGGCGCTCGCGCGGGCCGTCGCCGCCGCCAACATCCGGCTGCTCAGCAGCCGTAAGGGGCGCGATCTCGCCGTACTCAGCGGGCTGGTCGTCGCGGTCGGGGCGCAGCTCGTCAACTTCGGTATGCAGCAGCTCGGTTCGGCCGGGCTCGGTCAACTCGACCCGGTCGCGGAAGTGCTGGCTTGGGTGCCGCCCGCGTCCGCCCTCGGGGCGGTGGACTCGGCGAGCGAGGGCTCGTACGGGGTCGCGCTCGCCCAACTCGCGCTCAGTACGGCGGCGTTGGTGCTGCTGCTGAGGGTCTGGTCGCAGACCCTCACCCGGTTGATGACCTCGCCCGACGGGTCGACGCTCCAGGCAGCCGAGCCTGCCGGCAAGGGGGAGCGGACGTCCGGCGGACTCGCGCGGCTGCTGCCGGACGGGCGTACCGGGACCGTCATGGAGCGGAGCCTGCGGTATGCGTGGCGGGACCCCAAGACCAAGGCCGCGTGGGTGACCTCCCTCGCGATCGGGCTGATCGTGCCGGTGTTCAACGCGTTGCAGGGCACCGGTTCGATCTACTTCGCCTGCTTCGCGGCCGGGATGCTCGGCATCCAGATGTACAACCAGTTCGGGCAGGACACCTCCGCCTTCTGGATGGTCGCGATGACGATCTCGTCCACCCGGGACGCGTACGTCGAACTGCGCGGCCGGGCACTGGCGTTGCTGCTGATCAGCCTGCCGTACGCCACTCTCGTGGTCGTTCTCACCACCGCGCTGCTCGACGACTGGGCCACCCTGCCGGAGGCGCTCGGGCTGTCCCTCGCACTGCTGGGGGCGATGCTGGCGGCCGGGGCCTGGTCGTCGGCCCGGTTCCCGTACTCCATCCCGCAGGAGGGCTACAAGAACGTCGCCCCCGGGCAGTCCGGGCTCGCCACGGTCGCCATTCTGGGCGGCATGGTCGGGGCGTCCCTGCTGTGCGCCCCCGTCATCGCCCTGACGATCTGGCTGAGCGTCGATTCCGGCGGCGACCGGTGGACCTGGCTGCTGCTGCCCGTCGGCACCGTGTACGGCGCCCTGCTCATACTCCTCGGACTGCGGCTCGCCGCCCCGCGCACGGCACGGCGGCTGCCGGAGATCCTGGCGGCGGTCAGCAGGGGCTGA
- a CDS encoding ABC transporter ATP-binding protein, with protein MVDGAAVRVRGLWKRFGQQVAVAGIDLELPAGKFVGLVGPNGAGKTTTLSMVTGLLRPDQGTVEVVGHDVWRDPVEVKARIGVLPEGLRLFERLSGRELLAYSGRLRGLPGAEVDKRAAQLLDVLDLAGAQHKLVVDYSTGMRKKIGLAAALLHNPEVLFLDEPFEGVDPVSAQIIRGVLERYTASGATVVFSSHVMELVESLCDWVAVMAAGRIRAHGTLAEVRGDAPSLQQAFLELVGAGGRDHGSHLDWLGGGAR; from the coding sequence ATGGTTGATGGTGCTGCCGTGCGGGTGCGGGGACTCTGGAAGCGGTTCGGGCAGCAGGTGGCTGTTGCCGGGATCGATCTGGAGTTGCCTGCGGGGAAGTTCGTCGGGCTCGTCGGGCCGAACGGGGCCGGGAAGACCACCACGCTCTCGATGGTGACCGGGCTCCTGCGGCCCGACCAGGGCACCGTGGAGGTCGTGGGGCACGACGTGTGGCGCGACCCGGTCGAGGTCAAGGCGCGGATCGGGGTGCTGCCCGAAGGGCTTCGGCTCTTCGAGCGGCTGTCCGGGCGTGAACTCCTCGCCTACTCGGGGCGGTTGCGCGGGCTGCCCGGCGCCGAGGTCGACAAGCGGGCCGCCCAGCTTCTCGACGTCCTGGACCTGGCCGGCGCCCAGCACAAGCTCGTCGTCGACTACTCGACCGGCATGCGCAAGAAGATCGGCCTGGCCGCCGCTCTCCTCCACAATCCCGAAGTCCTGTTCCTCGACGAGCCGTTCGAGGGCGTGGACCCGGTGTCGGCACAGATCATCCGGGGTGTGCTGGAGCGGTACACGGCCTCCGGCGCCACCGTCGTCTTCTCCTCCCACGTCATGGAACTGGTCGAGTCGCTGTGCGACTGGGTCGCGGTGATGGCGGCGGGACGGATCCGGGCACACGGCACGCTGGCCGAGGTGCGGGGTGACGCGCCCTCGCTCCAGCAGGCGTTCCTCGAACTCGTCGGCGCGGGCGGGCGCGACCACGGGTCCCACCTCGACTGGCTGGGCGGCGGCGCCCGATGA
- a CDS encoding bifunctional DNA primase/polymerase yields MEETIAGPDAAQIPKQRGESLLETAVRYAEERHWDVFPGTWLEAVDGVQRCSCGDTACALPGAHPTRPDWVTQATGSATVARRLWTDQPTASILLPTGHTFDAIDVPETAGFLALARMERMELTLGPVMLTPDRRMRFFVLPGASVKVPDLVRKLGWSPASLDLVALGEGAYVAAPPTRYASRGAVQWACRPTPANRWLPDAEELISPLAYACGRDR; encoded by the coding sequence GTGGAAGAGACCATCGCGGGCCCTGATGCTGCCCAAATCCCCAAGCAACGCGGCGAATCCCTCTTGGAAACCGCCGTCCGTTACGCCGAAGAACGCCACTGGGACGTGTTTCCTGGTACGTGGCTGGAAGCAGTCGACGGGGTACAGCGCTGCTCCTGCGGCGACACCGCGTGCGCCCTGCCCGGCGCACACCCGACGCGGCCCGACTGGGTGACGCAGGCCACGGGCAGTGCGACCGTCGCGCGCCGGCTGTGGACCGACCAGCCGACGGCGTCGATCCTGCTGCCGACCGGCCATACGTTCGACGCCATCGATGTGCCCGAGACGGCCGGGTTCCTCGCGCTGGCGCGCATGGAGCGGATGGAACTGACCCTCGGGCCGGTGATGTTGACGCCGGATCGGCGGATGCGGTTCTTCGTGCTGCCGGGGGCGTCGGTGAAGGTGCCTGATCTGGTGCGCAAGTTGGGGTGGTCGCCAGCCTCGCTGGATCTGGTCGCGTTGGGCGAGGGTGCGTATGTGGCTGCGCCGCCTACCCGGTACGCGTCTCGGGGGGCCGTGCAGTGGGCCTGCCGGCCTACGCCCGCGAATCGGTGGCTGCCGGATGCGGAGGAGTTGATCTCGCCGCTTGCCTATGCGTGTGGGCGGGATCGGTAG
- a CDS encoding transcriptional regulator: MAARPLVARQPNERLQALIQEAGCSNAGLARRVNMCGAEHGHDLRYDKTSVARWLRGQQPRGRAPAIIAEALGRKLGRTVTIDEIGMANGKNLASGVGLQFSPTVLGAIEQVCELWRSDVGRRDFLSGSSVAASALVEPSRDWLISSPDSQVARQAGPRVGPSDVAAVRAMTQALTDLDHQFGSGHVRPVVVHYLNSVVSGLLAGSYREAVGRDLFAAVARLTELAGYMAVDTGQPGLAQRYYIQALRLAQAAGDRGYGGYVLAASMSHLAAQLGNPREIAQLARAAQEGARGRVTPRAEAMFHAAEARGHALMGDARAAQLASGRAVNALEAADPESGDDPAWIAHFDGAYLADELAHCHRDLGQAEAAARCAQESLDGHPETRARRRAIGLVLLATAQVQQREVEEACHTGLRAVELLGTLRSNRGAEYLEDLQLRLEPYRDEPVVREFGARMDLRAAA; the protein is encoded by the coding sequence ATGGCCGCAAGGCCTCTCGTCGCGCGGCAGCCGAACGAACGGCTGCAGGCGCTCATCCAGGAAGCGGGCTGCTCGAACGCCGGGCTGGCCCGCCGCGTCAACATGTGCGGCGCGGAGCACGGCCACGATCTGCGGTACGACAAGACGTCCGTGGCCCGTTGGCTGCGCGGACAGCAGCCCCGAGGCCGGGCGCCCGCGATCATCGCCGAGGCCCTCGGCCGCAAACTCGGCCGTACGGTCACGATCGACGAGATCGGCATGGCCAACGGCAAGAACCTCGCCTCGGGCGTCGGACTCCAGTTCTCCCCGACCGTCCTCGGCGCCATCGAGCAGGTGTGTGAGCTGTGGCGCAGTGACGTGGGCCGGCGGGACTTCCTCTCCGGTTCGTCCGTCGCCGCGTCCGCGCTCGTGGAGCCCAGCCGCGACTGGCTGATCTCGTCCCCCGACTCCCAGGTGGCGCGGCAGGCGGGTCCACGTGTGGGGCCGTCGGACGTGGCGGCGGTGCGCGCGATGACACAGGCGCTCACGGACCTGGACCACCAGTTCGGCAGCGGGCATGTGCGTCCGGTCGTCGTGCACTACCTCAACAGTGTCGTCTCCGGGCTGCTGGCGGGCTCGTACCGGGAGGCGGTCGGGCGCGACCTCTTCGCCGCCGTCGCGCGGCTGACCGAACTCGCCGGGTACATGGCCGTCGACACCGGCCAGCCCGGTCTCGCCCAGCGCTACTACATCCAGGCGCTCCGGCTCGCCCAGGCGGCCGGGGACCGGGGGTACGGGGGATACGTACTCGCCGCCTCCATGAGTCATCTCGCCGCTCAGCTCGGAAACCCTCGGGAGATCGCGCAGTTGGCGCGGGCGGCGCAGGAGGGGGCGCGTGGCCGGGTTACCCCGCGCGCGGAGGCGATGTTCCACGCCGCCGAGGCCCGGGGGCACGCCCTGATGGGCGACGCGCGGGCGGCCCAGCTGGCGTCCGGGCGTGCGGTCAACGCGCTGGAGGCGGCCGATCCGGAGTCCGGGGACGACCCGGCGTGGATCGCGCACTTCGACGGTGCCTATCTGGCCGACGAGTTGGCGCACTGCCACCGGGACCTCGGCCAGGCCGAGGCGGCGGCGCGGTGCGCGCAGGAGTCGCTGGACGGGCACCCGGAGACACGGGCGCGGCGCCGGGCCATCGGTCTGGTGCTGCTGGCCACGGCACAGGTCCAGCAGCGCGAGGTGGAGGAGGCCTGCCACACGGGCCTGCGCGCGGTGGAACTCCTCGGCACCCTGCGCTCCAACCGGGGCGCCGAGTACCTGGAGGACCTCCAGCTGCGCCTGGAGCCGTACCGCGACGAACCGGTGGTCCGGGAGTTCGGGGCACGGATGGACCTGCGGGCGGCGGCGTGA
- a CDS encoding ABC transporter substrate-binding protein: protein MTGRRRTRSTFRTNLPRSMRARSMSALAVCAALAAGCGVVPGTSADSEGGEVTVMTWAPEGTDATNKPGMPAMAQAYARWINSTGGLNGRKLKVLTCNDHNDRVTAAKCARRAADEDVVAVVGSYSQFGDDFLGPLASAGIPYIGGYGVTNDEFTNPMSYPVNGGSPALLAGLGKELAAVCGPVALVRPDTIAGDQLPQLLDSGLRAGGHAPARNQLAAEDATEYGTHTRLALERTTNPLPEKKGCVVPALGDRTNTFMDSFRRDREDYPDVRTATVLGSVDQTVINATGGRSGPYEDAYITGWYPVASDARWDGMKKVIKEEAFGDNRIDPQDAGVQTTWIAYTVLKTVVESLEGGEVSSTTVRRALDDGLGVTTGGLTPTLRWRFEDLLSVVGFPRLVNSQVTLQVVREGRLVAARKGFINTTKLLENAED from the coding sequence ATGACCGGCAGGCGACGCACCCGCAGCACCTTCCGTACCAACCTCCCCAGGTCCATGCGCGCGAGATCCATGAGCGCTCTGGCCGTGTGCGCGGCGCTCGCCGCGGGCTGCGGGGTCGTACCCGGCACCTCGGCCGACTCCGAGGGCGGCGAGGTCACCGTCATGACCTGGGCGCCGGAGGGCACCGACGCGACCAACAAACCCGGCATGCCGGCGATGGCTCAGGCGTACGCGCGCTGGATCAACTCCACGGGTGGCCTGAACGGGCGCAAGCTCAAGGTCCTGACCTGCAACGACCACAACGACCGGGTGACCGCAGCGAAGTGCGCCCGGCGCGCCGCCGACGAGGACGTCGTCGCCGTCGTCGGCTCCTACAGCCAGTTCGGCGACGACTTCCTGGGCCCCCTGGCCTCCGCCGGAATCCCCTACATCGGCGGCTACGGCGTCACCAACGACGAGTTCACCAACCCGATGTCCTACCCCGTCAACGGCGGCTCGCCCGCCCTCCTGGCCGGTCTCGGCAAGGAACTCGCCGCCGTCTGCGGTCCCGTCGCCCTGGTCCGCCCCGACACCATCGCCGGCGACCAGTTGCCCCAGCTCCTCGACTCGGGTCTGCGCGCGGGCGGGCACGCCCCCGCGCGGAACCAGCTGGCGGCCGAGGACGCCACCGAGTACGGAACGCACACGAGGCTCGCCCTGGAGCGGACGACGAACCCGTTGCCCGAGAAGAAGGGCTGTGTGGTGCCGGCGCTCGGGGACCGCACCAACACCTTCATGGACTCCTTCCGGCGCGACCGCGAGGACTACCCGGACGTGCGCACCGCGACCGTCCTCGGCAGCGTCGACCAGACGGTGATCAACGCGACCGGCGGCAGGTCCGGGCCGTACGAGGACGCGTACATCACCGGCTGGTACCCGGTGGCCAGTGACGCCCGCTGGGACGGGATGAAGAAGGTCATCAAGGAGGAGGCCTTCGGCGACAACCGCATCGACCCGCAGGACGCGGGTGTGCAGACCACCTGGATCGCGTACACCGTCCTGAAGACGGTCGTCGAGTCGCTGGAGGGCGGCGAGGTGTCCTCGACCACCGTCCGGCGGGCCCTCGACGACGGTCTGGGTGTCACCACCGGCGGCCTCACCCCGACCCTGCGCTGGCGCTTCGAGGACCTGCTCTCGGTGGTCGGGTTCCCGCGCCTGGTCAACTCGCAGGTGACCCTCCAGGTCGTCCGCGAGGGACGGCTGGTCGCCGCCCGCAAAGGCTTCATCAACACGACGAAGCTGCTGGAGAACGCGGAGGACTGA
- a CDS encoding SCO4402 family protein, translating to MTVQGSEDSSRRGRRSPTMGGMPLNDMPWWRWRSNVRSALHMLSDPVFQRDVWLAGVDGYGDVTDAVYRLVEDTWLDSWSAEKYVGTIFRDSQEAALVDTAVLRVLRIMHQVGPDAPVSAYLDHAGWPEAVRAARDAHVRLAVSDGEEPDVPPRTLEVLRILTRSA from the coding sequence ATGACCGTGCAAGGTTCGGAAGACTCTTCCCGTCGCGGCCGTCGCTCCCCCACCATGGGCGGCATGCCACTCAACGACATGCCGTGGTGGCGCTGGCGCAGCAATGTGCGCTCCGCGCTGCACATGCTCTCCGATCCGGTGTTCCAGCGGGACGTCTGGCTGGCCGGTGTCGACGGGTACGGGGACGTCACCGACGCCGTGTACCGCCTGGTCGAGGACACCTGGCTGGACAGCTGGTCCGCCGAGAAATACGTCGGCACGATCTTCCGGGACTCCCAGGAGGCCGCCCTCGTCGACACCGCCGTGCTCCGCGTCCTGCGGATCATGCACCAGGTCGGCCCGGACGCTCCCGTCTCCGCCTACCTCGACCACGCCGGCTGGCCGGAGGCGGTCCGCGCGGCCCGGGACGCCCACGTGCGCCTCGCGGTGAGCGACGGCGAGGAGCCGGACGTCCCGCCGCGCACACTGGAGGTACTGCGGATACTCACGCGCTCGGCGTAG
- the purU gene encoding formyltetrahydrofolate deformylase translates to MNEQSSAAAAPAGKPAEQYVLTLSCPDKQGIVHAVSSYLFMTGCNIEDSQQFGDRDTGLFFMRVHFSGETPVTVEKLRASFAAIGDAFHMEWQIHRAEDRMRVVLMVSKFGHCLNDLLFRARIGALPVDIAAVVSNHTDFAELVASYDVPFVHIPVTKDTKAQAEARLLELVRAENVELVVLARYMQVLSDDLCKNLSGRIINIHHSFLPSFKGAKPYHQAHARGVKLIGATAHYVTADLDEGPIIEQEVERVAHDVTPDQLVAIGRDVECQALARAVKWHAERRILLNGRRTVVFA, encoded by the coding sequence ATGAACGAGCAGTCCAGCGCAGCCGCGGCCCCCGCCGGGAAGCCCGCCGAGCAGTACGTCCTCACCCTCTCCTGCCCCGACAAGCAGGGCATCGTGCACGCCGTGTCGAGCTACCTCTTCATGACCGGCTGCAACATCGAGGACAGCCAGCAGTTCGGCGACCGGGACACGGGACTGTTCTTCATGCGCGTCCACTTCTCGGGTGAGACGCCGGTGACGGTGGAGAAGCTCCGGGCGAGCTTCGCGGCGATCGGCGACGCCTTCCACATGGAGTGGCAGATCCACCGGGCCGAGGACCGCATGCGGGTCGTCCTGATGGTCAGCAAGTTCGGCCACTGCCTCAACGACCTCCTCTTCCGCGCCCGCATCGGCGCGCTGCCGGTCGACATCGCTGCCGTCGTCTCCAACCACACGGACTTCGCCGAGCTGGTCGCCTCGTACGACGTCCCCTTCGTCCACATCCCGGTGACGAAGGACACGAAGGCGCAGGCGGAGGCGCGGCTGCTGGAGCTGGTGCGCGCGGAGAACGTGGAACTGGTCGTTCTGGCCCGCTACATGCAGGTGCTGTCGGACGACCTGTGCAAGAACCTGAGCGGCCGGATCATCAACATCCACCACTCCTTCCTCCCGAGCTTCAAGGGCGCGAAGCCCTACCACCAGGCGCATGCGAGGGGCGTGAAGCTGATCGGGGCTACGGCGCACTATGTGACGGCTGATCTTGACGAGGGCCCGATCATCGAGCAGGAGGTCGAGCGGGTCGCCCACGACGTGACCCCGGACCAGCTTGTCGCCATCGGGCGTGATGTGGAATGTCAGGCGCTGGCGCGGGCCGTGAAGTGGCATGCGGAGCGCCGGATCCTGCTGAACGGGCGGCGGACGGTGGTGTTCGCCTAG
- a CDS encoding helix-turn-helix domain-containing protein — MVKNRHDPGREIPEISFAPPAGTPAGVEVLPLAELRHRVPGERLTAPQRPDFHHLITLTGGTLWHTVDFTAYALEPGSWLWVRPGQVQQWGDLTHADGTLILFRQDFLDPATAAGARTEDPHAPILRRPLPDDARALRLAGAHLTAEFHALGQLPLEIHTAALRHLLAVLVLRLAHLTGPVGSPAPDPDATYLRFRDAVEADFARTRRVEDYAEALGYSARTLSRATLASAGLGAKEFIDRRVVLEAKRLLAHSDRTAARIADRLGFSSATHFNKYFHQRTGQTPIAFRDTVRGHAPSTPSTQAGPSTPSTRKGCSPA; from the coding sequence ATGGTCAAAAACCGACACGATCCCGGCCGCGAGATCCCGGAGATCTCCTTCGCACCGCCCGCCGGCACCCCCGCCGGTGTCGAGGTGCTGCCCCTCGCCGAGCTGCGCCACCGCGTACCCGGCGAACGGCTCACGGCCCCCCAGCGCCCGGACTTCCACCACCTGATCACCCTCACCGGCGGAACCCTGTGGCACACGGTCGACTTCACCGCCTACGCCCTCGAACCCGGCTCATGGCTGTGGGTTCGCCCCGGCCAGGTCCAGCAGTGGGGCGACCTCACCCACGCCGACGGCACCCTGATCCTGTTCCGCCAGGACTTCCTCGACCCGGCCACCGCTGCCGGAGCCCGCACGGAGGACCCGCACGCGCCGATCCTGCGGCGGCCCCTGCCCGACGACGCCCGGGCCCTGCGACTGGCCGGCGCCCATCTCACCGCCGAGTTCCACGCACTCGGACAGCTGCCCCTGGAGATCCACACCGCGGCCCTGCGCCACCTGCTGGCCGTCCTCGTCCTGCGGCTGGCCCACCTCACCGGGCCCGTCGGCAGCCCCGCCCCCGACCCCGACGCCACCTACCTGCGCTTCCGTGACGCGGTGGAGGCGGACTTCGCCCGCACCCGCCGGGTCGAGGACTACGCCGAAGCGCTCGGCTACTCGGCCCGCACCCTCTCCCGGGCCACCCTTGCCTCAGCGGGCCTCGGCGCCAAGGAGTTCATCGACCGCCGCGTCGTCCTCGAAGCCAAGCGGCTCCTCGCCCACAGCGACCGGACAGCCGCCCGGATCGCCGACCGCCTCGGCTTCTCCAGCGCCACCCACTTCAACAAGTACTTCCACCAGCGCACCGGCCAGACCCCGATCGCCTTCCGCGACACGGTCCGCGGACACGCCCCGAGCACCCCGAGCACCCAGGCCGGTCCGAGCACTCCGAGCACCCGGAAGGGCTGTTCGCCTGCCTAG